A genomic segment from Scomber japonicus isolate fScoJap1 chromosome 11, fScoJap1.pri, whole genome shotgun sequence encodes:
- the rabl3 gene encoding rab-like protein 3, translating into MASLDRVKVLVLGDSGVGKSSLVHLLCQNQVLGNPSWTVGCSVDVRVQDYKEGTPEEKTYYIELWDVGGSVGSASSVKSTRAVFYNSVNGIILVHDLTNKKSNQNLYRWSLEALNKDSSPTGVIVSNGDYDREQFAENPVPLLLIGTKFDQIPENKRNEVLTRTAFLSEDFNAEEINLDCTNPRYLAAGTSNAVKLSRFFDKVIEKRYFTRDPSQMTGFTDRKRFNFKSLHYD; encoded by the exons ATGGCTTCTCTTGACAGGGTAAAAGTCTTGGTTTTAGGAGATTCCG GGGTGGGAAAGTCTTCCTTAGTCCATCTGCTATGTCAGAACCAGGTTTTAGGAAACCCATCATGGACAGTTGGCTGCTCTGTAGATGTACGG GTTCAAGACTATAAGGAGGGAACACCAGAGGAGAAAACCTACTACATTGAACTGTGGGATGTTGGAGGATCTGTTGGCAGTGCTAGCAGTGTCAAAAGCACCAGGGCTGTCTTTTACAACTCAGTTAATG GAATTATATTGGTGCATGATTTGACAAATAAGAAATCCAATCAGAATCTCTACCGGTGGTCACTAGAAGCTTTGAACAAGGACTCTTCTCCAACAGGTGTCATTGTCTCAAATGG TGACTATGACCGAGAGCAGTTTGCAGAGAACCCAGTGCCTTTGTTGCTGATTGGCACCAAGTTTGACCAGATCCCAGAGAACAAACGCAATGAAGTTCTCACCCGGACGGCCTTCTTGTCTGAGGACTTCAACGCTGAGGAGATCAATCTG GACTGCACCAACCCAAGGTACCTTGCTGCAGGCACGTCAAATGCAGTGAAGCTTAGCAGATTCTTTGACAAG GTAATAGAGAAGAGATATTTCACAAGAGATCCAAGCCAG ATGACGGGTTTCACAGACAGAAAACGGTTTAACTTCAAAAGTTTGCACTACGACTGA